The segment GAGCACGCGCGGGATCGCCCAGGCCTTGACGACGATGAAGACGAGGGCGAGGAGCAGGAGCCGTGGCCGCCCCGCGAGCACGCCGAGGGCCCCGGCGAGCGCGGCGAGGACGAGCGACTGGATCGTGAAGAGGCGGAGCCGGCCGGGCCAGCTCTGCCGCCAGACGATCGCGAGCGCCACGACGAGCCCGACGAACGCGAGGAGGTTCGACGCGGTCGTCATCGGACGAGGAAGACCGCCGTCACGGAGAGGAGCGCCAGCGCGAACGAGCCGGCGAGGAGCTCGGGCACGCGGAAGAGCCGGAGCTTCGCCATGAGCGTCTCGAGCACCGCGAGGGCCGCCGTCAGGACCGCGAGCTTGCCCGCGAGCGCCAGGAGCCCGAGCAGGACCGGCACCGGCTCGACGAGGCTCGAGACGCCCCACGGGAAGAAGAGGTTGGCGAGGAGGGCGAGGAAGACGAAGAGCTTCATCGCCGCCGCCCACTCGACCAGCGCCAGGTGGCGCCCCGAGTACTCGAGCACCATCGCCCCGTGGATCATCGTGAGCTCGAGATGCGTGGCCGGGTTATCCACGGGCAGGCGACCCGTCTCCGCGAGCATGACGATGAAGAACGCGGCGAACGCGAGCAGGTGGGCAGGGTCGAGCGCGAGCCGGGGCTCGCTCGCGAACCGCTCGACGATGCCGCCGAGGTTGGTCGTCTCCGCGCGCAGGGCGAGGGCGAAGACCGCCAGGATCACGGTCGGCTCGGCGAGCGCCGCGACCGCCACCCCGCGGCTCGATCCCATCCCGCCGAAGGCGCTCCCCGAGTCGAGTCCGGCGAGCGCGAGGAAGAACGTTCCGAGCATGAAGAGGTACATCAAGAGAATGATCCCGGCGAACGGCAGGCCCGTCCGCGAGGCGAGGACCGGGACGATCACCGCCGCGACCAGCATGGTCGCGACCAGCACGTAGGGCGTTACGCGGAAGATCCACGACGTCGTCGTCGAGACGACCGCGTCCTTGACGAGCAGCTTCCGGAGATCGGCGTACGGCTGCCACGGCGCGGGCCCGCGGCGTCCGACCAGCCGCGCCTTCAGCGTGCGGAGGACCCCCACGAGCAGCGGCGCGCCGAGGCCGACGACGAGGACCTGGGCGAGCGCGGTGGCAAGGCCGGCGATCACGCGAGCACCAGCAGGACGAGGAGCATCGCGAGGATGTACGCGAGGTAGACGTTGGTGCTGCCCGACTGGATCGCCCGCGCGCGGCGCGCGACGGCGGAGAGCGTGCCGAGCACGGGCCGGTAGAGCCAGTCCTCGAAGATCGAGCGCGTCGGGTTCTCGTACTCGATCCGCTCGACGAAGAGGCGCGACTCGGGATGGAACTCGATCGCG is part of the Candidatus Methylomirabilota bacterium genome and harbors:
- a CDS encoding NADH-quinone oxidoreductase subunit H, producing the protein MIAGLATALAQVLVVGLGAPLLVGVLRTLKARLVGRRGPAPWQPYADLRKLLVKDAVVSTTTSWIFRVTPYVLVATMLVAAVIVPVLASRTGLPFAGIILLMYLFMLGTFFLALAGLDSGSAFGGMGSSRGVAVAALAEPTVILAVFALALRAETTNLGGIVERFASEPRLALDPAHLLAFAAFFIVMLAETGRLPVDNPATHLELTMIHGAMVLEYSGRHLALVEWAAAMKLFVFLALLANLFFPWGVSSLVEPVPVLLGLLALAGKLAVLTAALAVLETLMAKLRLFRVPELLAGSFALALLSVTAVFLVR